A region from the Microcebus murinus isolate Inina chromosome 3, M.murinus_Inina_mat1.0, whole genome shotgun sequence genome encodes:
- the LOC142870013 gene encoding large ribosomal subunit protein eL39, protein MSSHKTFRIKRFLAKKQKQNRPIPQWIRMKTGNKIRYNSKRRHWRRTKLGL, encoded by the coding sequence ATGTCTTCTCACAAGACTTTCAGAATCAAGCGGTTTCTGGccaagaaacagaagcaaaaccgtCCCATTCCCCAATGGATTCGTATGAAAACTGGCAATAAAATCAGGTACAATTCCAAGAGGAGACATTGGAGAAGAACCAAGCTGGGTCTATAA